GAAGAACCTTATTCCCAGGACGCCGAAGACCGCGCAGGCTCCCAGCAGGGCCAGCACGCACACCCACGGCGCCATGTGCGGCACGCCCGGCAGCAGCGCTCCGCGCATACCCTCGCTGACATAGGTCAGCGGGTTGAAGGCGCAGAGGATCTGGAACCAGCGCAGCTGGTCGAGCTGCGCCCAGGGAAACTGGCTCGCGCCGGTGAAGATCAGCGGAGCCAGGATCACGGCGAACATGATGTTGATCCGCCGCGGTGGTACGGCCGCCCCCACGGTGAGGCCCACGGCCCGCCCACCAGCGAGCCGAGCACCATGCACAGCACCGCGAACGGCAGTCCGGACAGGTCCCAGGTGACGTTTCCCAGCATCAGCAGCCCGATCGGGAACATCAACAGCGCCGCGAACAGCCCCCGCAGCGCGCCGAAGAGCATCTTCTCCACGGCCACCCAGGTGATCGGCAGCGGGGCGAGCAGTCTGTCCTCGATCTCGCGCGAGTACGAGAAGTCCAGCACCAGGGGGAACGAGGTGTTCTGCAGTGCCACGAGGAAGGCGTTGAGCGCGATCATCCCCGGCAGCAGGATCTGGGCGTAACCGGGCTGGGTGTAGCCGAGCTGGCCCAGCACCTTGCCGAAGATGAACAGCAGGGCCACCGGCTGCACCAGCACCTGTGCCAGGAAGCTGGGCATCTCGCGTCCGGTGACGAACACGTCCCTGCCGAGCACCGCCCAGAAGGCGCGTAACGAACTCTGTGCCGTGGTTGTCATCGCAGGTCCCTGCCGGTCAGCTCGATGAAGACGTCCTCCAGGCTCGCCGAGCCGGGTGAGAGGTCGCTGACCACGACGTCGTGTTCGTGCAGCTTGGCCGCCACCGGGCCCAGCAGCGAGCCGGGGTCGGCGTCGACGTAGAGCCGCAGCGCGATCTCCTGGGCCGTGCCGTCGGCGGTGGCCGAACCGCTCAGGGGCTCGACCCGCCGTACGCCCGGGAGTTCGGCGAGCAGCTCGGTGAGCTTGTCCCGGTCGGCACCGTTCGGGCGGATCCGGGTGTCGACGGTTCCGCTGCCGGGCAGCGATTTGATCAGTGCGGCGGGGGTGTCCACGGTGAGCATCCTGCCGTGGTCCACCACGCCCACGCGGTCCGAGAGTTTTTCGGCCTCTTTCATGTCGTGCGTGGTGAGCACCACGGTCACCCCTTCGGCGCGCAGGTCGTTGATCCGGTCGTGCACGAACAGCCTCGCCTGCGGGTCGAGGCCGGTGGACGGTTCGTCCAGGAACAGCACTTCGGGGTGGTGGATCAGGGCTCTGGCGATCATCAGCCGCTGTGCCTGGCCGCCGGACAGGTCGTCGACGCGTGCCCTGGACTTGTCCGCCAGTCCCATCCTCTCCAGCAGCTCGTTCGCCAGCGCGTGTCGCTCGGCGCGTCCGATCCCGTGGTAGGAGGCGTGGAACAGCAGGTTCTGCCTGACGTTCAGCGAGCGGTCGAGGTTGACCCGCTGCGGTACCACCGCGACCTTGCTCCTGGCCGTGACGGGGTCACGTGCCACGTCCACTCCGCCGATCGCGGCGTATCCGCCGGTGAGCACGATGCGGGTGGTCAGAATGCCCACGGTGGTGGTCTTACCCGCCCCGTTGGGCCCCAGCAGCCCGAAGATCTCGCCCGGCGACACCCGGAAACTCAGGCCGTCCACCGCGTTGTGCGCGCTCTTCGGGTAGTGCTTGACCAGGTCCGTGACTTCGACCGCGGCAGTCACCCGTCCCCCTAACAGGACTTCGTCGTCTCGTTGAAGTTTTCCGGCCCGGGTGACGTGGTGTCACGTGGCGGAACCCCTCGCCGGTGGTTCTCCCCGGCGGGTCGCGCGAGTCGTGCGGTGGGAACCACGGGACGAGCGGCGCACGGGTGCGATTGTACGCCGTGAACCGGTGAACGAGGTCGACTTTCGCCCGCCCTCGGCCCCCTGTTGGCGTAGTGGCCGGCTAGGGCTACCCTACTGCGCGGAAGCGTGGCAGAGCGGCCTAATGCACTCGCCTTGAAAGCGAGCGGTCCGAGAGGGCCCGGGGGTTCGAATCCCCCCGCTTCCGCCAGTGCGAGCAGGGGAGACGGCACCCGGTGGGCGGGCGCTCCGCCGGGCTTCATCCGGTTCCGTCTCGGCTTTCGTCCCAGTTGCCCTCATCGAGGGGAGTCGGGGTTCTCGTTCGGTCCCTCCGGGTGAGGTCCGAGCCCCGTCTCTGTGTCGGTGCCCGGCGCGGGCAGGTCCTCCGGCCGGAGGACCTCGTGGAGACGGGGTGGGGCCACTCGTCGTCCCGCGCGGTTCGCTGCCCGGACGGCCGGGCCGGGATGGACCGTTCCGGCTCATCCGTCGGGCGGGTCCGGGTCGGCAGCCGCTCGGCCTTCGCGAGATCGGTTTTCTGAATTTTCATCCTGAAGCGTGAGTTCGCGTCATTCGTTCGGGTGAAAATTCGATCCCGCTGAAGTGAAAAACGCTTCGTGTCGAGGGGTTCGAGATCGAGTATCACGGTTGTTTGCCCAGGTGATCGGTTTTGGGGCGTAATTTTTCCGCAGTGTGTGAACCGCGGACTCGCGATTGCTATACATCGGTGATCGGTTAGCGTTCGCTCGGAATCTGGTCATGCACTTGAGTCAGTTCCGCTCCGGATCGCACTCGGGGCCGGTGGTCCCGGCCCGCGAGGAGATCGGTGCACACCGCGAAGGCAGCCACGGCCGCAAGGACGTTCGCAATGGAGTTCTCGAGAGTCGAGTTCCACCGCAAGGGCTCCGGTCCCACCGGGTCCCGTCGTCGTGTCGTGGCTGTACTCGGCCTCCTGCTCGTCGTGTTCACCACCGGCTGTTCGCAGGCCATGTCCGAGTCGGGGCGGGTCGACGAACCCCGGCAGTCGACCCGGCGGGCGAAGGTGGACCTTTCCGCGCTTCCGGAGGCCACCACTTTCGGAACGACCCCCGCGGCTCCTTCCGATCCGGCACCGCGTTCCGGCACCGACGGCGTGGTGCTGCGTGTGGAACGGGACATCGCGGTCCACGATTCCGTGGGTGGCGAGGCGATCGCGCGACTACCCGCGACCCAGTTCGAATCACCGACCTGGGTTCCGATAGTCGCCGAACGCGGTGATTGGGCACGAGTTCTGTTGCCTTCGCGCCCGAACGGTTCGACCGGTTGGGTTCGGTTGGGAACCGAGAAAGTGCACAAGGCGCACTCCCCGTACGTCGTCGACGTAGACGTGGGGAACCGCCGGCTGGCGGTACTCGAAGATGGTCGGGAGATCGGCTCCTGGAGCGTCGGGGTCGGTTCCGCGGATACGCCGACTCCGAGGGGGCGGACGTTCATCCTCGCCTCCATCAAGGAGACGGTCAGCGATTTCAGCCCGATCATCCTCCCGCTCGGGACACACTCCGAGACCTACACCACGTACGGCGGTGGTCCCGGAACCGTCGCTCTGCACGGCTGGCCGGATCCCGAGGTCTTCGGCGCTCCGAGCAGCGACGGCTGTGTCCGAGTTCCCGGTGACGCGCTGCGGTTACTGCGGTCGCTGCCGTTGGGGACGCTTGTCCGGTTGCGCTGAGTGGGAGGACGGTGAGGCGTTCTCCGCGGCTCACCGTGCGAAATCCGCAGTATTCGATGAAGGAAGTGTGAGAGTGGCTAAGAAGACATACTTCGCGGGAAGCGTGGCCGCGACGGCGGGTCTCCTGATCGCGGGCACCCCGGCCCTGGCCGACACGGTGGACAACGACGGCATCAACGTCGTCAACGACAACAACGCGAGCGTTCTGCCGATCCAGCTCTGCGGTAACGACGTCGCCGTGCTGGGAGTGGTCGCCGAAGTTCTGGCGGCGGAGTCCTCCGAGTGCGTCAACGCGCCGGTCGTCGACCACCCCTCGACCGGTGACCACGGCGACAAGCCGGACAAGCCTGACGAGCCCGAGAAGCCCGAGAAGCCCGAGAAGCCGGACGAGCCGGAGCAGCCGGACGAGCCCGAGCAGCCCGACGACGAGGGCGACAAGCCGGACAAGCCCGAGAAGCCCGAGAAACCCGAGCAGCCCGAGGACGAGGACGACAAGGAGCTTCCTTCCGCTCCCACTCCGGTGAGCCACGAGGGGCACGCGGCCGTCACGGGCTGACATCCGCGAACCGGGACTCCGCGACCGTCACGCGACGGACGCGGAGTCCCGTTCCGTTCTCCCCGAGTTCATCCCTCGAACGATGCGGCGGCGCTGAGCATCGCGTCGTTCTCCTCCCGCTTGCCGATGGTGATCCGCACCCCCGATCCGCCGAAGGCACGCACCACCACCTTCGCCGCCGCGCAGTGCTCGTCGAACGCACCGCTCCGCTCTCCGAGCGGCAGCCACACGAAGTTCGCTTGCGTGGGAGGGACCTCGTAACCGAGTTCGAGCAGCGCGTCACGTACCCGGCTGCGTTCCGCCGCGACCTCGGCACACCGCCGCTCCAGTTCGGCGGTGGCCCCCAGCGAGGCGACCGCCGCCCGCTGGGCCACGGCACTCACGCTGAACGGGATGTAGACCTTGCGCAACGCCGTGGTGATCTCGGGGTTCCCCACCGCGTAACCGACCCGCAGCCCCGCCAGTCCGTAGGCCTTCGAGAAGGTCCGCATGGATACCACGTTGTCCCACTGCCGAGTGAGTTCCACGCCGTCCGGGGCCTCGGGGTCGGTCACGAACTCCCGGTAGGCCTCGTCCAGTACCACCACCACCTCCGAAGGAACACGCCGCAGGAAGTCCTCCAGCTCCTCCCCGCGCAGCGAGGTTCCGGTGGGG
The nucleotide sequence above comes from Actinopolyspora erythraea. Encoded proteins:
- a CDS encoding L,D-transpeptidase — protein: MEFSRVEFHRKGSGPTGSRRRVVAVLGLLLVVFTTGCSQAMSESGRVDEPRQSTRRAKVDLSALPEATTFGTTPAAPSDPAPRSGTDGVVLRVERDIAVHDSVGGEAIARLPATQFESPTWVPIVAERGDWARVLLPSRPNGSTGWVRLGTEKVHKAHSPYVVDVDVGNRRLAVLEDGREIGSWSVGVGSADTPTPRGRTFILASIKETVSDFSPIILPLGTHSETYTTYGGGPGTVALHGWPDPEVFGAPSSDGCVRVPGDALRLLRSLPLGTLVRLR
- a CDS encoding ABC transporter ATP-binding protein; this translates as MTAAVEVTDLVKHYPKSAHNAVDGLSFRVSPGEIFGLLGPNGAGKTTTVGILTTRIVLTGGYAAIGGVDVARDPVTARSKVAVVPQRVNLDRSLNVRQNLLFHASYHGIGRAERHALANELLERMGLADKSRARVDDLSGGQAQRLMIARALIHHPEVLFLDEPSTGLDPQARLFVHDRINDLRAEGVTVVLTTHDMKEAEKLSDRVGVVDHGRMLTVDTPAALIKSLPGSGTVDTRIRPNGADRDKLTELLAELPGVRRVEPLSGSATADGTAQEIALRLYVDADPGSLLGPVAAKLHEHDVVVSDLSPGSASLEDVFIELTGRDLR
- the hisC gene encoding histidinol-phosphate transaminase; translation: MSVRIRSDLDELPAYVAGRTVPGSIKLASNEVSGGPLPSVVDAITNAAHEVHRYPDMAATELVATLSERLEVPTERIAVGCGSVALCQQIVQATCGPGDEVVFPWRSFEAYPILTRVAGAEEVRVPLTGEHALDLEGMLAAITPATRVVFVCTPNNPTGTSLRGEELEDFLRRVPSEVVVVLDEAYREFVTDPEAPDGVELTRQWDNVVSMRTFSKAYGLAGLRVGYAVGNPEITTALRKVYIPFSVSAVAQRAAVASLGATAELERRCAEVAAERSRVRDALLELGYEVPPTQANFVWLPLGERSGAFDEHCAAAKVVVRAFGGSGVRITIGKREENDAMLSAAASFEG